One Vibrio penaeicida DNA segment encodes these proteins:
- a CDS encoding CBS domain-containing protein produces MIKIEDMMTRNPHTLLRSHSLQDAKNLMAEHDIRHVPIIDTDSKLLGVISQRDVLATQESVLTKEAQAGSFTLATPIDKVMVSKVIAVSPKAGLRESAIYMQKHKIGCLPVVEHGKLVGIITDTDFVGIAINLLEIEEDTEPAKADF; encoded by the coding sequence ATGATCAAGATTGAAGATATGATGACTCGCAACCCTCATACTCTTTTGCGGTCTCATTCACTACAAGACGCCAAGAACCTTATGGCCGAGCATGACATTCGTCATGTACCCATCATTGACACCGATTCAAAACTTCTTGGTGTTATTTCTCAACGAGATGTATTAGCAACTCAAGAATCGGTGCTCACCAAAGAGGCGCAAGCTGGCTCTTTCACTCTCGCCACGCCAATAGACAAAGTAATGGTTTCAAAAGTCATTGCTGTGTCACCAAAGGCAGGGCTAAGAGAAAGCGCGATATATATGCAAAAGCATAAAATTGGATGCCTGCCTGTTGTTGAGCATGGTAAGTTGGTTGGCATTATTACGGATACAGATTTTGTTGGTATCGCCATTAACCTACTTGAAATAGAAGAAGATACGGAACCAGCAAAGGCTGATTTTTAA
- a CDS encoding PadR family transcriptional regulator, with translation MLSNTELMLLHLLHQDGNMSGYDINRLVEQRGFREWAEIGMTSIYVSLNKLAKKELVRAELDIAKKGKGPTPKKYFLLPAGTSHLKQEVENGIQALRLKDSRFRLCISALSILNREEQKMLFKERAIALKNRRHELEHTTYIAQGGKGLPQNVRWLFQYSFDALQMEVNFANSVLKDLSADS, from the coding sequence ATGCTATCAAATACTGAATTAATGCTGCTTCATCTCCTCCATCAAGATGGGAACATGTCTGGCTACGACATTAATCGCTTGGTTGAACAACGGGGTTTTCGTGAATGGGCTGAGATTGGCATGACATCTATTTACGTCAGCCTAAACAAACTCGCCAAAAAAGAACTCGTTAGAGCGGAGCTGGATATAGCAAAGAAAGGGAAAGGTCCTACACCTAAGAAATATTTTTTGCTTCCTGCGGGAACAAGCCACCTTAAACAAGAAGTGGAAAATGGGATTCAGGCACTCCGGTTAAAAGATTCTCGCTTTCGCCTATGTATTTCAGCTCTTTCGATTCTTAACAGGGAAGAACAAAAGATGCTGTTTAAAGAAAGGGCTATCGCACTCAAAAATCGAAGACATGAACTAGAACACACGACATATATAGCTCAAGGGGGAAAAGGGCTTCCCCAAAACGTGCGCTGGCTGTTCCAATATTCATTCGACGCCCTTCAAATGGAAGTCAACTTTGCAAATAGCGTACTGAAGGATTTATCAGCAGATAGTTAA
- a CDS encoding BtrH N-terminal domain-containing protein, whose product MTHVIQPFDTFNGVHCETNTTGCLLKQVGIELSEPMLFGLGEGLGFVYWNMKSMGFPFIGGRLKPGEITRNLAKNLSLEVEFKETSSVKKAWSNVKEALDNGIAVGLQLDCYHLEYFGAKVHFAGHFAAMYGYDDEFAYLVDTSPSHGLVKSKLNNLAMARNEKGPMAAKNLMYTIQPPKKPFDLNHALKTSIKNNARQHINPPIKNLGYKGIFKTSQELKSWFKQSKNLEYEFTTTAMIMEKAGTGGALFRNMYRDFLEEAYSSLGAPELNQAKKIFEGVAKDWTQVAQCIHEAGENFDEVRLLEACTLLASLSEKEFNAMSLLADQK is encoded by the coding sequence ATGACTCATGTAATTCAGCCTTTTGATACTTTCAACGGCGTACACTGCGAAACAAATACCACTGGATGTTTACTCAAACAAGTAGGTATAGAACTTTCTGAACCCATGCTTTTTGGCTTAGGAGAGGGGCTAGGGTTTGTTTATTGGAATATGAAAAGTATGGGATTCCCCTTTATTGGGGGACGGCTAAAACCAGGAGAAATTACCCGTAACCTCGCAAAAAATTTATCGTTAGAGGTTGAATTCAAAGAGACAAGTTCAGTCAAAAAGGCGTGGAGCAACGTAAAAGAAGCCTTAGACAATGGTATCGCCGTTGGCTTGCAACTGGACTGTTACCATCTAGAATATTTTGGTGCGAAGGTACATTTTGCCGGGCACTTTGCTGCGATGTATGGCTATGACGATGAATTTGCTTACTTGGTTGATACCTCCCCTTCACATGGCTTGGTCAAATCTAAGCTAAACAATCTCGCTATGGCTAGAAATGAAAAAGGTCCGATGGCCGCCAAAAATTTGATGTACACCATTCAACCTCCAAAAAAACCGTTTGATTTGAATCACGCCTTAAAAACGTCCATCAAAAACAATGCACGTCAGCACATAAACCCACCCATAAAAAATCTTGGCTACAAAGGAATTTTCAAAACCAGCCAAGAACTAAAATCATGGTTCAAACAGAGTAAGAACCTAGAATATGAATTCACAACCACAGCGATGATTATGGAAAAAGCGGGGACAGGCGGTGCCCTATTCCGCAATATGTATCGAGACTTTTTGGAAGAAGCTTATTCAAGCTTGGGGGCACCAGAGCTTAATCAAGCAAAGAAGATATTCGAAGGGGTAGCGAAAGATTGGACTCAAGTTGCCCAGTGTATTCACGAAGCAGGGGAAAACTTCGATGAAGTACGCTTACTAGAAGCTTGTACACTTCTAGCAAGCTTATCAGAAAAAGAATTCAACGCGATGAGTCTACTGGCTGACCAAAAATAA
- a CDS encoding hydrogen peroxide-inducible genes activator gives MNKWPSLKQLHYLITLFETRHFGDAAEKCFVSQSTLSKGIQNLEELIGCPLYEKKDKKSPLVFTPVGDKVVQQGRELLAKGQDLVELGSLCQGESMQGQLRVGCIPTIAPFLLSDLVQEVNQRFPNLNLLLREDTTTNLLAALRHGELDVLILALPVDIGGMDSKIVGQDPFRMVISANHASTIRVPIRYDDLPDEFVFLLENEHCLTEHAVSACKLTKKEKINPFTATSLHTLVQMVANGLGTTFIPQMAIEHGLLENQNLVVIEPPGQHAYRDIGLVWRPSSSRLESFHKLADLVSELL, from the coding sequence ATGAATAAGTGGCCAAGTTTAAAGCAGCTACATTACCTCATTACTCTATTTGAAACGCGCCATTTCGGCGATGCGGCAGAGAAATGTTTCGTTAGCCAATCAACGCTGAGCAAAGGCATCCAAAATCTAGAAGAATTGATCGGATGCCCTTTGTACGAGAAAAAAGACAAGAAGAGCCCCTTAGTCTTTACCCCAGTCGGAGACAAGGTTGTGCAGCAAGGGCGAGAGCTGTTGGCTAAAGGGCAAGATCTTGTTGAGTTAGGTAGCCTATGCCAAGGGGAGTCCATGCAAGGGCAACTTAGAGTAGGTTGCATCCCGACGATCGCTCCATTTCTACTGAGCGACCTAGTGCAAGAGGTGAATCAGCGTTTTCCAAACCTCAACTTGTTACTAAGAGAAGATACCACCACGAATTTGTTGGCAGCACTTCGCCACGGTGAGTTAGATGTACTGATCCTAGCTTTGCCTGTCGACATTGGCGGTATGGATAGCAAAATTGTTGGGCAGGATCCTTTTAGGATGGTGATTAGCGCGAATCACGCCAGCACGATTCGAGTGCCGATTCGCTACGACGATTTACCCGATGAGTTTGTTTTTCTTTTAGAGAATGAGCACTGCTTAACCGAACACGCTGTTTCTGCTTGTAAGTTAACTAAAAAAGAAAAAATTAACCCATTTACGGCAACTAGCCTTCATACGCTCGTTCAAATGGTGGCAAATGGATTAGGGACGACTTTTATTCCCCAAATGGCGATAGAACATGGGTTGCTGGAAAACCAAAACTTGGTAGTGATTGAACCACCAGGTCAGCATGCATATCGAGATATCGGTTTAGTTTGGCGACCGAGCTCATCACGGCTTGAAAGCTTCCATAAATTAGCCGATTTGGTTTCAGAGCTCTTATGA
- a CDS encoding peroxiredoxin C, with product MVLVGRQAPDFTAAAVLGNGEIVDNFNFAEFTKGKKAVIFFYPLDFTFVCPSELIAFDNRLEDFQAKGVEVIGVSIDSQFSHNAWRNTAIEDGGIGQVKYPLVADVKHEICKAYDVEHPEAGVAFRGSFLIDADGLVRHQVVNDLPLGRNIDEMLRMVDALNFHEKNGEVCPAQWEEGKSGMDASPKGVAAFLSEHADDLSK from the coding sequence ATGGTACTAGTAGGTCGTCAAGCCCCTGACTTTACTGCTGCAGCAGTTCTAGGCAACGGTGAGATCGTTGATAACTTCAACTTTGCAGAATTCACTAAAGGTAAGAAAGCGGTAATTTTCTTCTACCCTCTAGACTTCACATTCGTTTGTCCTTCTGAGCTAATCGCTTTTGATAACCGCCTGGAAGATTTCCAAGCGAAAGGCGTTGAAGTAATCGGTGTTTCTATCGATTCTCAGTTCTCTCACAACGCATGGCGTAACACTGCTATCGAAGATGGCGGTATCGGTCAAGTAAAATACCCTCTAGTTGCTGACGTTAAGCACGAGATCTGCAAAGCATACGACGTTGAGCACCCAGAAGCTGGTGTTGCTTTCCGTGGTTCATTCCTAATCGATGCTGACGGTCTTGTACGTCACCAAGTAGTTAACGATCTTCCACTAGGTCGTAACATCGACGAAATGCTACGCATGGTAGACGCACTAAACTTCCACGAGAAGAACGGTGAAGTTTGTCCTGCACAATGGGAAGAAGGTAAATCAGGTATGGACGCATCTCCAAAAGGTGTTGCAGCATTCCTATCTGAGCACGCTGACGACCTAAGCAAGTAA
- a CDS encoding copper homeostasis protein CutC, translating to MSYQLEVCVDNLESLLNAIEGGATRIELCSSLSLGGLTPSLGLMKQASRLSSIPIYAMIRPRQGDFLFNENDVESMLEDIEAAKEAGLDGIVIGALTPDGYIDKNICKQLIAAADRMGVTFHRAIDQCCDVIQALQDIQELGCERILTSGQASNALSGIGTIKLMKEHVGNSLNIMVGAGVTPSNVKQIVAETGVTEVHLSGKTTRSSHMLYVSEQAKMGNTDIDDFSIPVTNTDTIRSVAQQLK from the coding sequence ATGAGTTATCAACTTGAAGTGTGTGTCGACAACCTAGAATCCTTACTTAATGCCATCGAAGGTGGAGCGACACGAATAGAGCTATGCTCGTCACTCTCTTTAGGTGGGCTAACTCCCAGCCTAGGCTTAATGAAGCAAGCCTCTCGTCTATCCAGTATTCCTATCTATGCCATGATCCGACCAAGACAGGGGGATTTTCTCTTCAACGAAAATGATGTCGAGTCCATGCTTGAAGACATCGAGGCGGCAAAAGAAGCTGGGTTAGATGGCATTGTGATCGGTGCGTTAACCCCCGATGGATACATTGATAAAAATATCTGCAAACAACTCATTGCTGCCGCAGATCGAATGGGCGTAACTTTTCACAGAGCCATTGATCAATGCTGCGATGTTATTCAAGCGCTTCAGGATATTCAGGAATTGGGATGTGAGCGCATATTAACATCTGGCCAAGCAAGCAATGCACTATCAGGTATCGGCACGATCAAGCTAATGAAAGAACACGTTGGGAATTCGTTAAATATCATGGTCGGTGCTGGTGTAACACCTTCAAACGTAAAACAGATTGTGGCAGAAACAGGGGTCACTGAAGTTCACCTTTCCGGTAAAACAACTCGTTCAAGCCATATGCTTTATGTGTCTGAACAAGCAAAAATGGGCAATACCGATATCGACGATTTTTCAATTCCAGTAACAAACACAGACACCATTCGCTCTGTCGCTCAGCAACTGAAATAA
- a CDS encoding LysR family transcriptional regulator has product MAKDLFATLDLNLLRTFLVLSQELNMRKASERLFVSQPAISQALQKLRNHFDDDLFVKSRNGMRATHFAEELAKRITPHMDALSNALNQSYEFDPEKIEGTVKIALASPVLFSLAGKLYQKLHKEAPNADIQFLNWGKNTCQEIENGEVLIAVNYNNIKTSKTISSRHLVDTRAVILVRKEHPITSNFVTPEEAVTYPIASLIIPDISDNEAESSSILNKKGLKHTVAFRSEFPFTVIDVVRNTDMLFPSLSAFPVEDYPYLRSIEIDIEDEYKYGYPLYSYFHLKNRNNPIVNWLHILLNNLLR; this is encoded by the coding sequence ATGGCAAAGGATTTGTTTGCAACACTGGATTTAAACCTCTTGAGAACTTTTTTAGTTCTTTCTCAAGAACTGAATATGCGTAAAGCTTCTGAACGCCTATTCGTTTCTCAGCCTGCCATAAGCCAAGCGCTTCAGAAATTGAGAAACCACTTTGACGATGACCTGTTTGTTAAAAGTCGAAATGGTATGAGAGCAACCCATTTTGCTGAAGAATTAGCAAAGCGAATCACCCCTCATATGGATGCACTTTCAAATGCGCTAAACCAGTCGTATGAATTTGATCCGGAAAAAATTGAAGGTACGGTTAAAATTGCTTTGGCATCTCCCGTTCTTTTTTCTTTGGCTGGAAAACTCTATCAAAAGTTACATAAAGAGGCACCGAATGCCGATATTCAATTTCTGAATTGGGGGAAAAATACATGCCAAGAGATTGAAAATGGAGAGGTTTTGATTGCTGTAAACTACAATAACATCAAAACATCCAAAACAATTAGCTCAAGGCATCTAGTTGATACGAGAGCAGTTATTCTCGTCAGAAAAGAACACCCCATTACATCAAACTTTGTCACACCAGAAGAAGCCGTCACCTACCCTATTGCCTCTCTTATCATTCCTGATATTAGTGACAATGAAGCAGAATCTTCATCGATTTTGAATAAAAAAGGGCTGAAACACACGGTCGCTTTTAGAAGTGAATTTCCATTTACAGTAATAGACGTTGTCCGTAATACGGATATGCTTTTCCCATCTTTATCCGCATTTCCAGTGGAAGACTACCCCTACTTACGTTCTATAGAGATTGATATCGAAGATGAATACAAATATGGGTACCCGCTCTACAGTTACTTCCATCTAAAAAATAGAAACAACCCCATAGTTAACTGGTTGCACATCTTGCTAAATAACTTATTACGATAG